The following is a genomic window from Nocardioides thalensis.
CGCCCTCGTGGCGGTGCTCTCGCCGAGCCCGTCCGCCCACGCCGATCCGGTGCCGCCCGACCCCGACCCGGTGCGCGGCATCGTGCTGCCGCCGCTCGACCTGGTCAACGGCCTGCTGCCGCCGCTGCCGGTGCCCGGCGCCGACTACGCCGGCGACCTCTGCCGGTCCGGCGGCGACGAGTGCATCGACGAGGTCATCGCCCGGATGGAGCCGCGGCTCGAGCGGCTCGCGGCCTCGTGCTCGCACAGCGCGGTCTTCTCGCTGGCCTACCTGCGGGTGACCGAGAACGTGCGCGACGCCGTGCGCTCGGGCTACTTCGAGGACGCGCAGTGGCTCAACCGCGTCGACACGATCTTCGCCGAGCTCTACTTCGACGTGACCAGCCGGTGGGAGAGCGGCCGGCGTACCGGCATCCCGGCGGCCTGGCGGATCGCGCTCCAGGCCGAGGACGACCAGAAGATGAGCGGCCTGGGCAACTTCCTGCTCGCGATGAACGCCCACATCAACCGCGACTTCCCCTACGTCCTCGCCGAGGCCGGGCTCACCGCCCCCGACGGCACCAGCCACCGGGCCGACCACCTGCGCTACAACAAGCGCCTCGACTCGCTCTACGCGCCCGTGTTCGCCGAGGAGGCGCGGCGCTTCGACCCGACGTTCGACGACATCGACGTCGGCACGCTCGAGGAGACGGTCGCCGGCGTGATCATGCGCGGCTGGCGCGAGATCGTGTGGCGCAACGCGGAAGCCCTGGCCCTCGCCCGGACGCCGCTCCAGCTGCGGCTGGTGCAGACCGAGATCGAGACGTACGCCGCGACGCAGGCGCTGCTGATCCGGCAGTTCTTCACCGCGCGACCCGAGCGCCGCAACGCGTGGTGCGCCGAGCACGGACTGGAGGGCTGACATGACCGCCGCAGAGATCGACCGCCCCGCGCGGACCTTCCCCACCCGCTTTCGCGAGGGCGAGGCGCGCGCGGCCCGGATGGGTCGTCCGCTCCGCATCTTCGGCCGGGTCCGCGAGGTCGACGAGGAGCTGATGCAGCGCATCGGCCGCGCGATGACCGAGCGCGACGAGCTCGGCGGACGGCTCGCGGAAGCGATCCGAACGCGAGCAGGCGACCCCGGCAAGGTGACCCTGCGACAGCTGCGCACCGCGCTGCACGAGGGCCTCGACGCCGTACCGGACGCACCTCCGGCCCTCGCCGACTTCATCCGCACCAACACCGAGGTGCCCGACTGGGTCGAGTGGGACCTCGTCGAGGAGGGCGCCCGGGTCTACAACCGGCTCGGCCAGAACGCGGCCGACGTGCTCACCCAGCTCTCCCTCGTCGGCGGCTACCGCTTCGGCGGCCCGACCGACCTGCTCGTCGCCACCGGCGGACTCACCGGCGACATGACCCGGCGCCGCCTCGCCGAGACCCAGAAGTGGGCGATCACGCTCGGGCAGCCGGGCGCGCTCGAGCCTGGGGGCGAGGCGTGGCGGCTCACCCTGCACGTGCGGGCGATGCACGCACTCGTCAACGCCGAGTTCGCCGACACGTGGGACACCGAGCGGTGGGGCCTCCCCATCAACCAGGCCGACCTCGCGTCGACGCTCGGGCTCTTCGACGGCGTGCTGCTCATCGGGTCGCGCGCCCTCGGCGCCCGGGTGACCCGCGCCGAGTCACGGGCGGTCATGCACCAGTGGAAGTGGATCGGCTACCTGATGGGCGTCGACGACGACTTCCTCGTCGACAGCGAGAGGGAGCGCCACCGCATCAGCTATCACGTGCTGCTCGCCCAGTCCGACATCACCGATGCCGGCCCGCAGCTCGCCCAGGCCGTCGTCGAGGCGCAGGCCGACCGCACCTACCCCGGGTGGCCGGCCGGGCTCCAGGGGCTGCGCGCGAAGTGGGAGCAGGAGCGGCTGCTCAGCATGCTCACCGTGTTCCTCGGACCGACCAGCATGCGCGAGCTCGGGCTGCCGCTGCGGCCTCCCTGGGCGCACGCGTACGTCGCGGGCCTCAACCTGTGGCGGTACGGCGTGCTCAACCGCACGCGGTGGGGCCGGGAGCGGATGGACCGCTGGGGCGCGCGGGTCAGCCAGCGGATCCTCGACAGCTACTTCGGCGACGAGGCCGAGGACGTGGGCCAGTTGCGCGCCTGACGGCGCAGCGGATGACGAGCCGGAGCGGCTACTGCTCGCTCTGCTTGGAGAAGGCAGCGTCGAACGACGCGGCCGGCGGGTCGTAGTCGAACCGGCGCAGGAACTCCAGCGCCTCCGGGGCGCCGTGCAGGCGGTCCATCCCTGCGTCCTCCCACTCGACCGACACCGGTCCGTCGTACCCGATCGCGGCGAGCGCCCGGAAGGAGTCCTCCCACGGCACGTCGCCGCGGCCGGTGGACACGAAGTCCCAGCCGCGGTGCTGGTCGCCCCACGGCAGGTGCGAGGAGAGGATGCCGTTGCGGCCGCCGCCCATCCGCATCCGGGTGTCCTTGCAGTCGACGTGGTAGATCCGGTCGGCGAAGTCGGTGATGAACGCGACCGGGTCGAGGCCCTGCCACATCATGTGGCTGGGGTCCCAGTTGATGCCGAACTCCGGCCGGTGGTCGATCGCCTCGAGGGTCTTCACCGTGGACCAGTAGTCGTAGGCGATCTCCGAGGGGTGCACCTCGTGCGCGAACCGCACGCCCTCCTCGGCGAACACGTCGAGGATCGGGTGCCACCGGTCGGCGAAGTCCTGGTAGCCGCGGTCGATGCGCTCGGCCGGCACGGGAGGGAACATCGCGACGTACTGCCAGACCGACGAGCCGGTGAAGCCGACGACGACGTCGACGCCCATCTTCCGCGCGAGCCGCGCGGTCAGCTTCATCTCCTCGGCGGCGCGCTGCCGCACGCCCTCGGGGTCGCCGTCGCCCCACACGCGGTCGCGCACGATCGCCTGGTGCCGGAAGTCGATCGGGTCGTCGCAGATCGCCTGCCCCGTCAGGTGGTTGGAGATCGCCCAGCACTTCAGGCCGTAGCGCTCCAGCAGCGCGAGCCGCTCCTCGACGTAGCCGTCCTCGTCCACGCGCCAGGCGTCGAGGTGCTCGCCGGAGACGGCGATCTCGAGCCCGTCGTAGCCCCACTCCGCCGCGTGCCGCGCGACCTCCTCGAGCGTCAGGTCGACCCACTGGCCGGTGAACAGCGTGAAGCGCTTGCCCATCTCATGCTCCTTCTCGTACGGCGACCCGCCGGCCGTCGTCGCCGGCCGACTGCTCGATCGCGGCGAGCACCCGCTGCACCGCGAGCCCGTCGGCGAACGACGGCTGCGGGCTGGTGCCCTCGGCGATCGCGGTCAGGAAATCGGCGGCCTGGCTGGTGAACGTGTGGTCCCATCCCAGCACGTGCCCCGGCGGCCACCAGGCCGAGAGCCACGGGTGGTCCGTCTCGGTGACGAGCACCCGGCGGGCGCCGGCCGCAACGTCGTCGGGCCGGTCGAGGACCATGAGCTCGTTGAGGCGCTCGAGATCGAACGCGACCGAGCCGCGGTCGCCGTACACCTCGAGGGTGAGGCCGTTCTTGCGACCGGTGGCCATCCGGCTCACCTCGACGCTCGCGACCACGCCGGAGCCGGTCTCGAGCGTGGCCCACGCGGCGTCGTCGACGGTGACCGGCTCTCGTCCCTGCGGACCGGTGCGCTCCGGCACGAACGTGCGTAGGTGGCCCGACGCCGCGACGACCGGGTCGCCGAGCAGGTAGTGCAGCTGGTCGACCACGTGCGAGCCGAGGTCGCCGAGCACGCCGCTGCCCGCCTGCTCCTTGCGCAGTCGCCACGTCATCGGCGCGTCGGCGTCGGCCAGCCAGTCCTGGAGGTACGCCGCCCGCACCTGGCGCACCGCGCCGATCCGGCCGTCCGCGATCAGCTGTCGTGTCAGCGCGAGCGCCGGCACCCGGCGGTAGTTGAAGCCGATCATCGCCCGCACCCCGCGGGCCTCGGCCTCGCGCGCGGCGGCGAGCATCGCCTCGGACTCGGCGACCGTGTTGCTGAGCGGCTTCTCGACGAGCACGTGCTTGCCGGCGGCCAGGGCGGCGAGGGTGATCTCGGCGTGGCTGTCGCCCGGCGTGCAGACGTCGACCACGTCGACGTCGTCGCGCTCGATCACGCTGCGCCAGTCGGTCGCGGACTCCGCCCAGCCGTAGTGGGACGCGGCCTCCTTGACGGCCGCTTCGTCGCGCCCGACCAGCACCTGCTGCCGCACGGCGGGGACGCCGGGGTAGAAGGCGCGCACGTTGCGCCAGGCGTTGGAGTGGGCCTTGCCCATGAACGAGTAGCCGATCACGGCCACCCCGAGAGGTTCGCGGGTCATCGCTGTGCTCCTGTCTGGCGCAGGAACGCCAGTCCCTCGGTGGCGAGGGCGTCGGGGGAGGCGGCGAGCGGCCGCCAGATGGACGCGGCGACCGCGATCGCCGCGTTGTCGGGGGTGAAGCTCTCGATGACCAGCGGGCCGTCGTAGCCGACCTCGTCGAGGGCCGCGAGCAGCGCGTCCCAGTCGGTCTGGTCGCCGCCGGGCGCGCCGCGGTCGCTGCCGCACACCTGCACGTGCACCAGGTGCTCGCCGGTGCGCCGTACGGCGTCCGCGCTCGAGCGCTCCTCGATGTTGAGGTGGTAGGTGTCCAGCGCCAGGCCGAGGGCAGGGCCGAGCAGCGGCCCGAGCGCCTCGAGCGCCTGGTCGACGGTGTTGACGAGGGAGGTCTCGTAGCGGTTGAGCGGCTCGATGCCGATCCGCACGCCGCGCTCGCCCGCGTGGTCGACGACCGGCGCGAGGTTGGCGCGCCACTCGGCGTAGGCGGCCGCGCGCTCCTCGGGAGCGAGCCGCCAGACCCGGCCGGTCTGCGCGTAGAAGGGTCCGCACACGGCCGGGGCGCCGATCGCGGCGGCGAGGTCCACGCAGGCCTTCAGGTAGTCCTGGGTGGCGGCCACGCAGTCGGCGTCGGTCGCGACCAGGTCGCGGCCGGGCGCCATCGCGCCGACGACGTACGGCGCGAGGCCGGTCTCGGCGAGCGCGGCGGCAGCGAGGTCGGGGTCGATGTCGCCGGGGTTCTCCAGCGGCAGCTCGACCGCGTCGAAGCCGAGCGCGCGGATGTCGCGCAGCAGCCCCGGCAGGTTCGCGTCGGCCAGGGGCGAGGTCCACACCCAGGTGTTGACGCCGATGGGTCGCACGGCGGGCCCTTTCTGGTGGTCGAGGTCGTCGCTGGTCGAGCAGGGGAGAGCCCTGCTCGACCAGCGACGGGCGTGTGGCGCGGCAGGGTTACGGGATCTGCCGCTCCTGCCAGACCTCCGGGTAGCCCGGCAGGTCCTCGCCGCCGAACTTCGCGTAGTGGCCGTCGGGCATGCCGTCGTTGGCCTCGAGGTACGCCGCCCGCTCCTCCTCGGTGATCGGCTCCTGCGGGAGCACCCACTCGGTCGGGATCTCCTCGCCCTTGACGATCTTCTCGACGGCGAGCAGCGGGGTGCGCCACTGGAAGTTGGAGTAGACGGGCGCCAGGCCGGTGAGCCCGGTCTCCTCCCACTTGCGGAGGAAGCTCATCTCGTCCTCGCCGGTCATCACCGGGTAGTCGACGCCCTGGTCCTCGAACGCCTCGATGGCGGCGACGGCGCCGTCACCGGCGTCCATCCACACGCCGGCGACGTCGCCCTGCACGAGCGCGTCGGTGATGATCTTCTTGATCTCCGCCGGGTCGGCGCCGGTGAAGTGGTCGGTCGCCTCGATGCCGTTCTCCTCGAAGATCCGCTCGGCCGCGGCCCAGCGGGTCTCGAGCACGTCGACGCCGGGCAGGATCCGCAGCGCGATGACGCGGTCGCCCTCCTCGAGGTTCTCGACGAGGAAGTTGGCGGTCGCGATGCCCCACGCGTAGCCACCGATCGGGTGGATGAACGTGGTCGGGCAGTCGGTGTTGACGCCGCGGTCGAAGACGATCACGGGCTTGCCGGTCTCGCAGGCGCGCTCCACCGCGGGGGTGAGGGCTGCCGTCGAGTTCGGCGAGATGATGAAGACGTCGCAGTTGCCCTGGTCGATGAAGTAGTCGATGTCGGCGATCTGGGTGTTGTCGTCGTCACCGGCGTCGCGGGTCTCCATCTCGGAGATCACGCCGCTGTCCTGGAGCACCTCGAGCTGCTGGTTCATCGTGATCCAGCCGGTCTGGCGCCACGGGTTGGAGATCGAGGCGTTGGCGAAGCAGACCTTCTGCGCCTCCTGGCTCTTCCACTCCGAGGTGTCGGTCATCGGGCCGTCGATGTACTGCAGCCACGGCTCCTCGGGGTTGCCCTCGAAGGTGGCGTCCATCTGCTGCATCTGCTCGTCGTAGTCCGCCTGCACGAACCACTCGTCGCTGCTGCCCTCCTCCGACTCCTCGGTGCTCGCGGGATCGTCCGCGGTGTCCGGGTTGTCGACGGAGTCGTCGGTCGAGCACGCCGTGAGCACGGCCAGCATGGCCGCCCCCGCGAGCACGCCCCTGAAAGGTGACTTGCGCATTCAGTTCTCTCCAATGTTCGTGCCCGGGGTGGGCTCTGTGGGTCGGTCAGCTGTCTTGGGGGGAGGGGAGGTACGGCGGCCGCGGCCCAGGGTCCAGGCGCGGGCCGAGACGGCGAGCGCGGCGATGATGATCAGCCCCTGCACGCTGTCCCTCCACGTGGACTCGATCTCGAGCGCGGTGAGCAGGGTGAAGAGCAGCTCGAGCGCGAACGCGCCGGCCACCGCCGAGAGCACCCAACCGCGGCCGCCGCCGAGCACGACGCCGCCGAGCACGACCGCCGTGATTGCCATGAACTCGTAGCCCTGGCCGACGGACGGGTGCACGCCGGCGTAGCCGACGAGCAGGATCCCGGCGACGGTCGACGCCAGCGACGAGAGCACGAACGCCTGCGTCTTCACGCGCCACACGCGGGCGCCCGAGACGGCGGCGGCGTCGGGGTTGTCGCCGACGGCGATGAGCGTGCGCCCGAACGGGCGGCGCATCAGCCAGGCGGCGGCGACGCACAGGACGGTGAGGATGATCAGCGGATAGGGGATGACGTCGACGACCGGCACGTCCTCGATCGCCCCGCGCCCGATCTCGCGGAACTTGTCGGGCGGGTTGCCGGTCGCGGCGCCACCGGAGAGGTAGTCGACGAGGCCGCCCAGCGCCAGCATCATCGCGAGCGTGGTGATGAAGCTCGGCACCTGGAGGAGTGTGGTGACCAGGCCGTTGACGACGCCGATGCCCACGCCGAGCAAAAGCATCAGCACCAGGCCGGGGATGATCCGGCTCTCGTCCTCGCCGATGAAGTTGCCGGCGATCACCACCTGCGCGGCGATGACGGCCCCCATCGAGAGGTCGAACTCGCCGGACACGATGACGTAGTACTGACCCAGCGCCACGATCGCGATCGGCGCCGTACGGCCGAGGAAACGGATGAGCACGCCCGGGTCGCCGAAGTTGGGGTTGGCCGCGATCGTCGCCAGCAGCAGCGCGATCGCCAGCACGAGCACGGCGCCCCCGGGCGTGGCGAGCACCGCGAGGGCCCGCGCCCCCAGCCCGTGCGCGTGGTAGGGGAGCGGCGCCGTCGTACGGGTCTCGGTCACCTGGCTGTCGGTCACTTCGCCTCCTGGAGGGCGGCGTCGAGCACGCCCGGCCGTTCGAACCGGGCCGGCCGGCGGTCGATCTCGCGGCGGGCGTAGACCGCGACCGCGGCGACGATCACCGCGCCGCGGATCGCGTCGCGCAGGAACGGGTCGGTCTGGAGCGCGGCCATCACGTTGTCCATCACCGCGAAGATCGCGACGCCGGCGAGGGTGCCGGTGATGTTGCCCTTGCCGCCGGCGAGCAGGGTGCCGCCGAGCACCACCGCCGCGATCGACATCAGGTCGTACTGCCCCTGCGTGCCTGCGGTCGGGTTGCCCACCTGGGTCCGCGCGACCAGCAGCAGGCCGGCGAGCGCCGTGAGCATCGAGCACAGGACGTGGGCGGTGATGACCGGCACCGACGTGCGCACGCCGGACAGGCGCGCCACCTGCGGGTTGCCGCCGACGGCGTAGACCTGGTGGCCGACGCGGGTGCGGCGCAGCATCAGGATCATCAGCAGCGCGCAGCCGAGCATGATCAGGACCGGCAGCGGCACCGGGCCGATCCGGGTGGCGCCGATCAGCGCGAACGAGCGCGGGGCGTCGCCGGTGGGCCCGGCGTAGTTGACGGCGAGGTAGCCGCTGATGATCAGCCCCATGCCGAGCGTGGCGATGAAGCCGTGCACGTGCAGGAAGCTGACGACCGCCCCGTTGACGAACCCGATCGCCGCGGCGACCGCGAGGACCAGCAGCACGGCGGGCACGACGTTGCCCGACGACCCGTCCATCGTCGTGGCGGCGAGCACCGTGGTCAGGCTGACCACGTAGGACACCGACAGGTCGATGCTGCCGGTGAGGATCACGAGCGTCTGCCCGATGGCGACGAAGCCCAGCACGCTGGTGGCCACCAGGATCGCGGACACGTTGCCGAGGCTGAAGAAGTTGCGGCCCTCGGTGGCGGTGAGGATCGCCCCGAGGACGATCGCGACGACGAGGACGGCGAGCACCAGCCCGGTCGACGTGAGCCGGCCGAACCGCTCCGCGAGGCCCCTCATCGCGCCACCTCCCGGGCTCCCGTGGCGAGCTGGAGGACGGTCTCCTCCGACGAGCCGGCGGGCAGCTCGCCGGCGAGGCGGCCGTCGCGCATCACCAGGATGCGGTCGGCCATGCCGATCACCTCGGGCAGCTCGCTGGAGACCATCAGTACGGCGACGCCGGCGGCGGCGAGCACCCGCATCAGCTCGTAGATCGCGTGCTTGGCCCCGACGTCGATGCCACGGGTCGGCTCGTCCATGAGCACCACGCGCGGCTCGGTGGCGAGCCACCGCGCGAGCACGACCTTCTGCTGGTTGCCGCCGGAGAGGAACTGCACCTCCTGGTCGAGCGCCCGCGCCGCGACCTGGAGGTTGGACAGGAGGCCGGGGGCCTCGCGGCGGGCGGCGCCGGTGCGCCGCGGGAAGACCGCGCGCACCGGGCCGAGCACGTTGTCGAGGATGGTCTGGTTGAGCGCGAGGCCGGTGGCCTTGCGGTCCTCGGTGACCAGCGCGAGCCCGGCGCGTACGGCGCCGCGGGCAGACCGCAGCCGGACCTCCTTGCCGTCGACCACGACTGTGCCGCGGGTGAACGGCTGGACGCCGAACAGCGCCTCCATCAGCTCGGTGCGGCCGGACCCCTGGAGGCCGGCCACCCCGACGATCTCGCCGGCGCGCAGCGTGAGGGAGATGTCGTCGACGTACCCGTTGCCGGCGCCGGTGACCTCCAGCCGCGGCTCGCCGACCTCGGTGCCCTCGACGGGGCCGGGGAAGAACGACGTCATCGAGCGGCCGACCATGAGCCGCACCAGCTCGGCGTCGTCGAGCTCGGCCGCGGGCCGGGTGGCGACCTGGCGGCCGTCCTTGAGCACGGTGATCGTGTCGCAGAGGTCGAAGATCTCGCGCAGCCGGTGGGAGACGTAGAGGATCGCGACGCCGCGCGCGGTCAGCCCGCGGATGATCTTGTAGAGGAGCGCGACCTCGTGGTCGGCGAGCGCAGCGGTCGGCTCGTCCATCGAGATGATCCGCGCGTCGAAGCTGATCGCCTTGGCGATCTCGACGATCTGCTGCTCGGCGACCGACAGGGTGCGCACCCGCTGCCCGGGCCGGAGGCCGGTGACGCCGAGGTCGTCGAGGAGCGCCTGGGTGTCGCGCTGCATGCGGTCGACGTCGACGAGGCCGCGGCGGCGCGGCTCGCGGCCGAGCCAGATGTTCTCCGCGACGGTGCGCTCGGGGAGCAGGTTGAACTCCTGGAACACCGTGGACACGCCGGCGTGCTGGGCCTGGACGGGGTGGTGGAACGTCACCTCGCGGCCGTCGAGCTCGACGGTGCCGCCGTCGGCGACGTGCACGCCGGCGAGCACCTTCATCAGCGTGGACTTGCCCGCGCCGTTCTCGCCGACCAGGCCGTGCACCTGCCCCGCGCGCAGGTCGAGGTCGACGTCGGCGAGCACGGTGTGGCCGTGGAAGGCCTTGGTCAGGCCCCGGGCGCGGAGGGGGATCGTGTCGGTCTGGAGCGGCACGACGCCAGAGTGGCACGGGTCACACACTTCTGTCGAGAGCCTGGCAAAAGTTGTTTGTTGCACGTGCCAAAGTCCCCGTGGTTGACTCCTGCTCGTGCGAGCCAGCGACGTGTTCGACCTCCTCCGGGACGGTCAGCCGCGCACCCGGGCCCAGCTCGCCGAGCTCACCGGCCTGGCCCGCTCCACGATCTCCGCGCGGCTCGACGCGCTGGTGCGGCTGGGCCTGGTGGTGCCGTTCGGCGGCGTCTCCACGGGCGGCCGGCCGCCGTCGCTGCTGGCGTTCAACCCCGGCGCCCGGGTCGTCGTGGGCATCGACCTCGGGGCCACGCACGCCTCGGCCGCGCTGGCCGACCTCGACGGGCAGATCCTGGCCGAGCGGACCCAGCGGCTCGACATCGCGTCGGGGCCGAAGAAGGTCCTCGGCTGGGCGGAGCGGACGGTCCGCGACCTGCTCGCCGACCAGGGTCGCTCTGCCGGCGAGCTCGCCGCGATCGGCATCGGCCTGCCCGGGCCGGTCGAGCACTCGACCGGCCGCGCGATCAACCCGCCGATCATGCCCGGGTGGGACCGCTACGACGTGCCCGGCCACGTGCAGCGCGCGTTCGACGTGCCGGTGCTGGTCGACAACGACGTCAACATCATGGCCCTCGGCGAGCAGCACGCCCACCTGCGCGACGTGACCGACCTGGTGTTCATCAAGGTCGGCACCGGCATCGGCGCCGGCATCATTTCGGGCGGCACGCTCCAGCGCGGCGCCCAGGGCACCGCCGGCGACCTCGGCCACATCTACGTGCCGCGCGGCGCCGACGTCACGTGCCGCTGCGGCAACCTCGGCTGCCTCGAGGCGATCGCGGCCGTCCCGGCGCTGGCCGACGCGATCCGCGCCGCCGGTGTCGAGGTCGCGGCCGACGCCGACGTGGTCCGCCTGGTGCGCGCCGGCGACCCCGAGGCGGTCAAGGCCGTGCGCCAGTCCGGCCGCGACCTCGGCGAGGTGCTCGCCGCGCTGGTCAACCTCGTCAACCCGTCCGTGATCGTGATCGGCGGAGCGCTCGCGGCCGCGGGGGAGAGCCTGATCGCGGGGATCCGCGAGATCGTCTACCTCCGGTCGCTGCCGCTCGCCACCGAGCACCTCCACATCGCCACCTCGCGCGCCGGCGAGCGCGCCGGCGTGATCGGCGCCGCCGCGCTCGCCATCGGCCACGTGCTGTCGCCGGAGTCGATCGACCGGGCGGTGGAGGCCTCGGCGGTCGCGGCTACGGGCGGCTGACGAGCTCCTCCAGGCCGAGCCGGTGGTCGGCGACGGCGCCGATCAGGTCCTCGTCGTGGGTCACCAGCAGCAGCGCGCAGTCGGTCTCCGCGAGCTCGGTCATCAGGCAGTCGGTCGTCACCTCCTGGGTGACGAGGTCGAGCCGCGACGTCGCCTCGTCGGCCAGCAGGAGCGCGGGCCCGGTGACCATCGCGCGGACGATCGCCAGCCGTTGCAGCTCCCCGCCCGACACCTGCCCGGGCCGCCGCGCGAGCAGCTCCTCCGGGATCGCCACGCGCTCCAGCAGGCGGCTGAAGCGTCCGGCCGGTACGTCGTGCCGCCGCAGCGTGTCGCCGATCGCTGTTCCGAGCGCGACCCGGCGCGGGAACGACAAGGCCGGCTCCTGGTAGAGCTTCTGCACCCGCCCGGGGGTGAGGGACGGTCCGTGGTGGACCGTGCCGCGGTCGGGCCGGGTCAGCCGCAGCAGCACGTTGCCGAGCGTCGTCTTGCCGACGCCGCTCGGTCCGCTGATGGCCCAGCGCTCGCCGGCGCGCACCTCGATCGCGACGTCCTCGAAGAGCGTGCGGTCGCCGTACGACTTGGAGAGGGCGGTGGCCGACAGCACCGGCTCGCCGTCGGCCGGGGGAGCGGTCTCTCTCATCCAGGGGAACCGCCAGCGGGCGGGCTCGGCCGCGAGGAGGCGCCGCGTGTAGTCGTGCTGCGGGGTCTGCAGCACCGTCGCGGCCGGCCCGCGCTCCACGACCGACGCGTCCTGCATGACCAGCACCTCGCCGCCCAGCCGGCGCGCAAGGCGCAGGTCGTGGGTGATCGTCAGCAGCACGGCGTCGCCGTCGACGTGGTCGGCCAGCAGGTCCGCCAGCCGGTCCACCGCAGCCGCGTCGAGGCCCTTCGACGGCTCGTCGACGAGGAGCACCCGGGCGCCGCCCACGGTCGTCGCGGCGTACGCCACCCGCTGCGCCATGCCGCCGGACAGCGTGTGCGGGAACGACCGCGCGGCGTCGCGCAGCCCCACCCGCGCGAGGGCGGTCTCGGCGAGGGCGGCCGAGCGCCGGTCGCGCGGCGGGTGGTCCAGCACGCCCTCGGCGACCTGGTCGCGCACCCGCATCGTCGGGTCGAGGGCGAGCATCGGCTCCTGCGGCAGCAGCGCGAGCTCCCGTCCCCACGCCGT
Proteins encoded in this region:
- a CDS encoding ATP-binding cassette domain-containing protein produces the protein MPLQTDTIPLRARGLTKAFHGHTVLADVDLDLRAGQVHGLVGENGAGKSTLMKVLAGVHVADGGTVELDGREVTFHHPVQAQHAGVSTVFQEFNLLPERTVAENIWLGREPRRRGLVDVDRMQRDTQALLDDLGVTGLRPGQRVRTLSVAEQQIVEIAKAISFDARIISMDEPTAALADHEVALLYKIIRGLTARGVAILYVSHRLREIFDLCDTITVLKDGRQVATRPAAELDDAELVRLMVGRSMTSFFPGPVEGTEVGEPRLEVTGAGNGYVDDISLTLRAGEIVGVAGLQGSGRTELMEALFGVQPFTRGTVVVDGKEVRLRSARGAVRAGLALVTEDRKATGLALNQTILDNVLGPVRAVFPRRTGAARREAPGLLSNLQVAARALDQEVQFLSGGNQQKVVLARWLATEPRVVLMDEPTRGIDVGAKHAIYELMRVLAAAGVAVLMVSSELPEVIGMADRILVMRDGRLAGELPAGSSEETVLQLATGAREVAR
- a CDS encoding ROK family transcriptional regulator, whose amino-acid sequence is MRASDVFDLLRDGQPRTRAQLAELTGLARSTISARLDALVRLGLVVPFGGVSTGGRPPSLLAFNPGARVVVGIDLGATHASAALADLDGQILAERTQRLDIASGPKKVLGWAERTVRDLLADQGRSAGELAAIGIGLPGPVEHSTGRAINPPIMPGWDRYDVPGHVQRAFDVPVLVDNDVNIMALGEQHAHLRDVTDLVFIKVGTGIGAGIISGGTLQRGAQGTAGDLGHIYVPRGADVTCRCGNLGCLEAIAAVPALADAIRAAGVEVAADADVVRLVRAGDPEAVKAVRQSGRDLGEVLAALVNLVNPSVIVIGGALAAAGESLIAGIREIVYLRSLPLATEHLHIATSRAGERAGVIGAAALAIGHVLSPESIDRAVEASAVAATGG
- a CDS encoding ABC transporter ATP-binding protein; translated protein: MNGLTIERLVVRSGGRVLVDVADLTAAPGQPLTIVGESGSGKSLLAHAVMGTIAPELEVTGALTVGSTRFDLADRRARRTAWGRELALLPQEPMLALDPTMRVRDQVAEGVLDHPPRDRRSAALAETALARVGLRDAARSFPHTLSGGMAQRVAYAATTVGGARVLLVDEPSKGLDAAAVDRLADLLADHVDGDAVLLTITHDLRLARRLGGEVLVMQDASVVERGPAATVLQTPQHDYTRRLLAAEPARWRFPWMRETAPPADGEPVLSATALSKSYGDRTLFEDVAIEVRAGERWAISGPSGVGKTTLGNVLLRLTRPDRGTVHHGPSLTPGRVQKLYQEPALSFPRRVALGTAIGDTLRRHDVPAGRFSRLLERVAIPEELLARRPGQVSGGELQRLAIVRAMVTGPALLLADEATSRLDLVTQEVTTDCLMTELAETDCALLLVTHDEDLIGAVADHRLGLEELVSRP